In Quercus lobata isolate SW786 chromosome 12, ValleyOak3.0 Primary Assembly, whole genome shotgun sequence, a genomic segment contains:
- the LOC115970062 gene encoding uncharacterized protein LOC115970062 — translation MTSRDVIFDEAFMLKQNEAKTCDDSPQEKLTVEVELDENSSPNDKGDVEIDPQQQQKESYSIAKGREKRVHKAPQRYGFEDMVSFALITSSGDPSSYRDVEEMGSLQKNKTWESSSMLTKSVPTNKFKSYLDLVDVCSL, via the coding sequence ATGACCAGCAGAGATGTCATATTTGATGAAGCCTTTATGTTGAAACAGaatgaagcaaagacatgtgaTGATAGTCCACAGGAGAAATTAACTGTTGAGGTGGAGCTTGACGAGAATAGTTCACCTAATGATAAGGGTGATGTTGAGATTGATCCACAGCAGCAACAAAAAGAGTCTTATTCAATTGCTAAAGGTAGAGAGAAGCGGGTTCACAAAGCACCACAGAGATATGGCTTTGAAGACATGGTTAGCTTTGCTCTCATAACTAGTAGTGGAGATCCATCGTCTTACAGGGATGTAGAAGAGATGGGGTCACTACAGAAGAATAAGACTTGGGAATCTTCTAGTATGTTGACAAAGTCAGTTCCAACAAATAAGTTCAAGAGCTACTTGGACTTGGTTGATGTTTGCAGCTTGTAA